Below is a genomic region from Strongyloides ratti genome assembly S_ratti_ED321, scaffold srae_chrx_scaffold0000004.
attaaaaaaaaaaaaaaatttttaatttttatatgtgaattcagatattaattattatatttctatatattaacatttttataattaaaaagataaatagttatataataataagaataagaatataaattattattatttaaaagttaacaCATTACATAATGGAACCAGCATATGCATTTCCTGAATggactaaaaataaatattatggtGAAAATGACACAAAGGCATTTCAAGATGATGGAGTTTGGTTATTATCCTGTTCATTTACTATATTTACAATGACATCAGGATTTGGATTATTAGAGTCAGGAAGGGTTTCATCAAAAGATGAAGTTAATATTATggtaaaaaatgttatagaTGTTGTATTTGGTGGTTTATCATATTGGAGTTTTGGATTTGGATTTACATTTGGTGATCTATGGCCAAATCCTATTATAGGATtaggaaaatttttttatgatccTGAAGATGATTATGAACCATCACATCAAGCATGGAGTTATGCTACATTCTTTTTTCAAATGTCATTTGCAACAACAACATCAACAATAGTATCaggtatataaaaattattatatttattattaaattatcatttaattaatttatttttttttatagcttCAATGGCTGAAAGGATACGTTTAAGACCATATATTattgtaacattttttatgaCTATAATACATTCTATATCAGCACATTGGGTTTGGTCGGAACAtggttttttaaaaaaattaggtGTTGTAGATGCAGCTGGATGTTCTGTAGTACATTTAGCTGGAGGCGTTGCTGGTTTAGTATCaactatatatttaaaaccaAGAGTAGGAAGATTTGGTGAAAAAGGAGGGCATAGTATGAGTAATCCTACAAATGCATTATTAGGTACATTTATGTTATGGTGGGGATGGTTAGGTTTTAATACAGGTTCTGCATATGGTATTGCAAATGGTAGATGGAGACTTGCAGCACGTTCTGCCATGGTTACAATATTAAGTTCTATTGGTGGTGGATGTACAGCTTTAGTTGTATCATTActtacaacaaaaaaatgtaaagtTGATTTACTTATTGATGGATTATTAGCTTCACTTGTTTCAACTACAGCAAGTTGTTTATGTGTAAGACCAATGCAATCATTATTAATTGGATCAATTGGTAGTGGTCTTGCAGTTTTTTCTTATccattaattgaaaaatttgaaattgaCGATCCTGTTGGCGTTATTCCAGTTCATGTTATAGGATCAACATGGGGAATGCTATGTGTTGGTATATTTGgacaaaatgataaatatgttCCAACAAATACTAATGGTCAATCAggattattatataatggCGGGATTAAATTATTAGCTATACAAAGTTTAGCtataatagttatttttatttgggCTGGTAGTGcaacattaataattttaattgta
It encodes:
- a CDS encoding Ammonium transporter family and Ammonium transporter AmtB-like domain-containing protein; its protein translation is MEPAYAFPEWTKNKYYGENDTKAFQDDGVWLLSCSFTIFTMTSGFGLLESGRVSSKDEVNIMVKNVIDVVFGGLSYWSFGFGFTFGDLWPNPIIGLGKFFYDPEDDYEPSHQAWSYATFFFQMSFATTTSTIVSASMAERIRLRPYIIVTFFMTIIHSISAHWVWSEHGFLKKLGVVDAAGCSVVHLAGGVAGLVSTIYLKPRVGRFGEKGGHSMSNPTNALLGTFMLWWGWLGFNTGSAYGIANGRWRLAARSAMVTILSSIGGGCTALVVSLLTTKKCKVDLLIDGLLASLVSTTASCLCVRPMQSLLIGSIGSGLAVFSYPLIEKFEIDDPVGVIPVHVIGSTWGMLCVGIFGQNDKYVPTNTNGQSGLLYNGGIKLLAIQSLAIIVIFIWAGSATLIILIILDHTRLGVRLSKYEEQLGADLVEHGLAGHNIAKYSVEKKLSAKMVTILVSVFVRWKRLVKKRRLQRNENKQNELSIDIYNDNEKYNNGALPTMLNLTNTMSPNYDNNNLGNLSQNTTLNDNEHRINEDGKIKNKYSTNTSALRHRENVDMESQKKHNEFFSNIITKNSNNLNQLCANKVFPANTVYLNPSSSKRDMLDDKTEIFELKIHSKKS